In the Candidatus Rickettsiella isopodorum genome, TTTTATGAATAAGCTTAGCGATACAACGTCTATGATGGAAGCACAAATCTATGAGCTTAATTAGGATGTATTGATGCGTATTTACATGTTTCCAGGCCAAGGTTCACAAGCAAAAGGAATGGGAAAATCAGTATTTGGACGTTTTCCAGAACAGTGTGATAGTGCTTCTAAGCTATTAGGATATGATATCGTTGATCTATGCTTGAATGATAGCAATAATCAACTTAACCAGACTTACTATACTCAGCCAGCGCTTTATTTTGTTTCGGCACTCACTTTTCTTTCTGAAGATGATAAACCGGATTGTTTATTGGGACATAGTCTAGGTTTGTATGCTGCACTGATGGCCGCAGGTGTATTTTCACTTGAAGAAGGTTTAGAAATCGTGCTTAAAAGAGCGAAATTGATGTCGGAAGCCAATAACGGTTCTATGATGGCTGTGATGGGCGATGATCTTATCAAGTTTGAAGATGAATTAATAAAACTAGAATTTTATGATATTGATATTGCGAACTATAATTCTGACAATCAAATCGTTTTAAGCGGAAGTCAAGCGCGACTGATTGAACTGCAGCCGCTTTTAGAAAATTTATCCTATAAAGCTGTTTTATTACCGGTTAGTGGGGCTTTTCATTCGCGTTATATGAGACCTGCTTCAGTTGCATTCTTAGATTATTTATCTAAAAAAACATTTAATGACTTTCAATTGCAAGTTATCTCCTCAATTAATGGTGAGGTATTAACAACGAGTCATTTAATCGAGGAATTAGCTTATCAGTTGATATTGCCGGTGCGATGGCAGCCTGTAGTTTCCTATCTTAAGAAAAAATGGCAATCAATAGAATTTAAAGAGATAGGTCCCGGGGCTGTACTTCATAGACTAAACAATCAAATAAACTAATAAATAGACTCACAGACAAAAATTTAATTGCGAAAAATATAATCAAAGGATTTGAAGCGTGAAAAAAATTGCGATTATTGGTGGCGGTGCTGCCGGCAGTGCTGCTGCCTGGATTTTAAATAAAAAA is a window encoding:
- a CDS encoding ACP S-malonyltransferase — translated: MRIYMFPGQGSQAKGMGKSVFGRFPEQCDSASKLLGYDIVDLCLNDSNNQLNQTYYTQPALYFVSALTFLSEDDKPDCLLGHSLGLYAALMAAGVFSLEEGLEIVLKRAKLMSEANNGSMMAVMGDDLIKFEDELIKLEFYDIDIANYNSDNQIVLSGSQARLIELQPLLENLSYKAVLLPVSGAFHSRYMRPASVAFLDYLSKKTFNDFQLQVISSINGEVLTTSHLIEELAYQLILPVRWQPVVSYLKKKWQSIEFKEIGPGAVLHRLNNQIN